The following nucleotide sequence is from Actinopolymorpha sp. NPDC004070.
GGGCACCATCCCGACGGCACCGGTCCGGCTGCCGAGGCCCGGCTGCGGTTGCGTGCCGAGACCCTGTTCGACCCCGCCCTGCCGAAGTCCGTGCACCGGCGGGGCGAGTGGATGCTCGCCCCGCTGACCGAGCTGGCCCACCGGCCGGGTTCGGTTCCGGCGGTGGCACGGGCGGCGGCGCGCCGGCTGGCCGGCCAGGGTGCGGTGGCGCTGGGGCTGGCGCGAGCGGGGGAGCTGGTCGCGGTGCTGGCGGCGGAGCCGGAGTTCGCGCCGCTGGCCGACGCCCTGGCGGCGGCCGCCGGCGGCGCGGGTGAGGTGATGATCGCCGGGCGGGGGAGCGGCGTGGCCGATCGGCTCGATGTCGAGAAGGTCCTGCCGGCGGGGAACCGGCTGCCCGGCGCGGTCCGCGCGCTGCAGGCCGAGGGCCGGGTGGTGGCACTGGTGTCGGCCGGGCCCGGCGCGGCGCTCGCGACCGCCGACTGTGGCATCGGCGTACCGCTGCCCGGGCACCGGCCGCCGTGGGGCGCCCACCTGCTGAGCGGACCGGGGCTGTCGGACGCCTGTCTGCTGCTCGACGCGGCGGCCGCGGCGAAAACGGTGTCCCGGCGCGGTGCGGCGCTGGCCGGGTACGGCTCGGTCACCGGCGCCCTGCTCGCCGCGCTCGGGCCCGCCCGCGGTGCCACCGAACGCGCCCTGATCGGCGTCAACGTGGCCGCGGCGGCGGGCTTCGTCTCCGGCACGTGGTCCGCCGCCGCGCTGGCCCACCGGCCCGAGCCGGTACGCACCGACCGGAACCACTGGCACGCACTGGACGCCACGGCCGCACTGCGGCGCCTGCGCAGCACACCTCGTGGGCTCACCGAGCACGAGGCCGCCGCCCGGCTCCCGGCCACGTCGGCGGACGGCGACGAGCACCCCGCGAACCTCCTCGGTGCCAGCCTGGGGGAGCTGGCGAACCCGCTCACCCCGACTCTCGCGGCCGGGGCCGGGGTCGCCGCCGCCAGCGGTTCGGTGTCCGACGCGGCGCTGATCGGCGTGGCGATGGGGGTGAACGCCGTCATCGGCGGCATGCAGCGGGTGGGTGCCGACCGGGCGGCACGCCGGTTGGCCGACACCAGCGCGGCCCGGGTGCGGGTGCGGCGCGACGGCCACGAGGTGGAGGTGCTCGCCGACCAGTTGGTGCCCGGCGACGTTGTGGTCCTGCGTGCCGGTGACGCCGTACCCGCCGACGCGCGCATCCTCACCGAACGCGCGCTGGAGACCGACGAGTCCAGCCTCACCGGTGAGTCGCAGCTGGTCGGCAAGACGGCCGAGCCGTGCGCCGCCGCGGACGTCGCCGATCGCTCCAGCATGGTGTACGACGGGACGGTGGTGGCCGCCGGTCGTACGTCCGCGGTGGTCGTCGCGACCGGCGCGGAGACCGAGGTCGGCCGGGGAACCCGCGCGATGGCTGCCCACCGGCCGAGCGGCGGTGGAGTGCAGGAACGCCTGAACCGCCTTGTGCGGTTGACCGTTCCGGTGTCGCTGGGCAGCGGCGTCGCGCTCGTCGGTGTGGGCCTGCTGCGCGGGCGCAGGCCGCGCGACACCCTCGGCACGGCGGTGAGCCTGGCGGTGGCGTCCGTACCGGAAGGGCTTCCGGTGGTGGCGACGGTGGCGCAACTGGCGTCCGCGCGCCGGTTGTCCGCCCGGAACGCGCTGGTGCGCAACCCGCCGACGGTGGAGACGCTCGGCCGGGTGACGACCCTGCTGATGGACAAGACGGGAACGCTCACCGAGGGGCGGATCCGGCTGCGGCGGGTCTCCGACGGCATCGACGAGGAGGCCCTGGACGAACTCAGCGACCACGGGGCCCTGGTGCTCGCGGCCGGGTTGCGGGCCAGCCCCGAGCACGTCGTGGGTGAGGTGCCGGCGCACCCGACCGACCGGGCGGTGGTGGACGCCGCGCTGGAGGTGGGCGTACGCGCGGACACCGGCGCGCCCGGCTGGAGTCTCGTCGACGACGTGCCGTTCGAGTCCGGTCGCGGCTACCACGCCGCACTCGGCGCCACCGACCACGGACAGCGGCTGGTGGTGAAGGGCGCACCGGAGATCGTGATGCCGAAGTGCCGGCGCTGGCGCCGTGGGGCCGACGTACGTCCGCTGGACGAGGCCGAGCGTGCGAAGGTCGAGGCGGAGGTACATCGCCTTGCGGGACAGGGATTCCGGGTACTCGCGGTCGCCGAGCGGGCCGCGTCCGGACGTCGTGACCTCACCGAGGATCGGGTGGAACGCCTCGACCTGCTGGGTTTTCTGGCGCTCGCCGACCAGGTGCGGCCCACGTCCGCGCAGGCGGTGGCGTTGCTGCGCCGGGCCGGGGTCGGTGTGGTGATGCTCACCGGCGACCACCCCACCACGGCGGGTTCGATCGCGGCGGAGCTCGGCATCCTCGACGGCGGCCGCGTACTCACCGGCACCGACCTGGACAGCCATGACGACGCCTCGCTGGCGGCCGTCCTGCCGGAGGTGTCGGTGGTGGCCCGGGTGACGCCGGCGCAGAAGGTACGCGTGGTCCGGACGCTGCAGTCGATCGGCCGTACGGTCGCCATGGCCGGTGACGGCTCGAACGACGCGCCGGCGATCCGCCTTGCCGACGTGGGGATCGCGCTCGGCCGGCACGGCACCACCGCGGCCAGGGAGGCGGCCGACCTGGTGGTCACCGACGACCGGCTGGAAACCATCACCGACGCGATCGTCGAGGGCCGCGCGATGTGGGCGTCGGTACGGGACGCCATCGCGGTCCTGGTGGGCGGCAACCTGGGGGAGACGGCGTTCACCCTCGGGGCCGGGCTGCTCTCACCGAGCGGGTCCCCGCTGAACGCCCGGCAGCTGCTGTTGGTCAACCTCTTCACCGACGTACTGCCCGCGCTGGCACTGGCGATCCGGCCGCCTGCCCACCTCACCCCGGAAGCGTTGCTGCGCGAGGGTCCCGACGCCTCGCTCGGACGCCGGCTGGCCCGCGACGTTGCGATCCGGGCGGGCGCCACCGCGGCCGCTGCATCGGCCGGATGGGTGGTCGGGAGGGCGACGGGTACGCAGGGCCGAGCAGGAACGATCGCGTTGGTGGCGATGGTCGGTGCCCAGCTCGGGCAGTCCGTGGTGACCGGTTGGCGAAGCCCGCTGGTCGTGGGTGCCGGGGCGGTGTCCTGGCTCGGCCTGGCCGCCGTGGTGCAGGTGCCGGGGCTCAGCCACTTCTTCGGCTGCCGGCCACTCGGCCCGGTCGGCTGGGCCACCGCGCTCGGCGCCGCGGGTGCCGGGACGGCGCTTGGAACCGGACTGGAAGGAATGACCGAGATGGCCGTTCGCCGGTTTTCGGGTGGATTCGCCGACCCGCTCACCCAGCCTGGGTGAGGCCACGGGAAGCCGGCGCTGCCTACGGTGTGCAGAACCCGTACGCGACGGAGGTGGAAACCGTGACCGCTGCGCCGACGACAGCCGGCACCGCACCGAGCACCCGGGCCGCCCGGAAGACCGCTGCGAGGAAGGCGCCCGCCCGAAAGTCCGCCGCGAGGAAGGCGCCCGCCCGAAAGTCGGCCGCGAACAAGACCTCGACCAGGACCGCGGCCAGGAAGACCACCGCCAAGCGGCCCGTCGCGAAGAAGTCTGCCGCGAACGCTTCTGCGAAGGCGCTCACGCCTGCCCGTCGTACGCCCCGCTTCAACCGGATGAGCGCGGCCGAACACGCCATCCACAAGCACACGGTGCGGATGACGTTGCCGGTCTTCGGTCCGGTCACGCTGCCGGCGACCGAGAAGCTCGCGTTCTACGCCGGGCTGGCCACCGTCGCCGCGCTCGGCATCGTGGAGTGGCCGGTGGTGGCGGTGATCTCGGTGGGACACCTGTTGGCCGAGAACCAGGGCAATCAGTTGGTGCGCGACTTCGGGAAGGCGTTGGAGGAAGCGGTCTGAACTGCTTCCCCTCAAGGGATTCAGGTACGTCAGGGTGTCAGAACGGCGGCAGATCGTCGTTGACCGACCGCGCTCCGGCGGTGGCCGTTGCGGGCTCGGTTGGTGTCACCGGGTCGGTGAGGGAGGGCGCCCGGCTGCTGTAGCTGCGGCCGAAGGGGTCGGTGAGGGTGTGTTCGCCGGGCCCGGTCTGCTTCAGTTTCCAGTCGCGTTCTGTTTTGGCCTTGTGGTGGCGTGGGCACAGCGGTGCGATGTTGTCCACGCCGGTTTCCCCGCCGTCCCGGTATTCGGTGTTGTGGTCCAGGTGACACGTCGCCGCCGGTCTGCGGCAGGTGGTCCATACGCACCGCTGGTCGCGGGCAGCCACCAACTCGGCTTGGAGTCCGCGCAGGAACCTCGCCGGTATCGGATGCAAATGAAGAAGGCGTCCGGTGACGGGGTGGGTGATTCCGACGCTGAACCTGGCTTCGGGGTTGGTGAGGTTGTTCGCCACCAGTCTCGCGGCGACCTCGGTGATGACGGGTCCGAACCCGCCGAGCTCCCCGGGCCGGGTGGACAGTCCCATCAGGGTGGTCAGCGGCACGTTCAGCTGGATCTTGGCGCGCGTTCGGATCGGCCCCCAGCTCGGCTGCGAGGAAGACCAGGCCGGCGGTGCGGCTGGCGGTGTGGAGTCGTCTCCCTGTAGATCAGGCTGATCCGGTGGGTCGGCCGTCTCATCCGTTGGCCGGTTCTGCCGCGGGATCTGACCCGCAGCAGAAGGCCCGGTCACCGAAGCCGCACTCTCACCGGTTGCGCCGCTTCCGGCAACGTTCTCCCCGGCCAAGTTCTCCCCGGCCAAGTTTTCCCCGGCCACGTCACACTCCGTCGCGCTCTCCCCGGCCGAGCCGCGGTCGGCGGCGTGGTGAGCGGCGGTGTCGTGGACCGGAACACCGTGCTTCGCGGCCGCCCCGCACACGCTGCAGCTGGGGACCGGTGCCGGGGAGCAGTCGCCACACTCACACCAGCTGTCGTGCAGGTCGTGGTCGGAGAACCGGTGAACGGCACAGTGTGGTTCCTGGTCGCAGTAGGCGTCCTGGTCGCAGTGCGCGTCCTCGGTCGATTCCTTAGCGGCCGTTTGCTGCTCGGCGTTGCCCGGCTCGGCGTTGCCCGGCTCGGACCGCTCCGGCTGCGCCGCCTGGTCCTGCGCCGCGTGGTCCTGCGCCGCCTGGTCAACCGCGGTCTGGTCAACCGGGGTCTGGTCCAGGTCGCTCTGGCCGTGCGTTTGGTCAGCTTGGCTGGGTGCGGAGCAGTCGGTGATGTCGGCGGTGCCGGCGAGCAGGGAGTAGGCCACGTCCGCACGCAACTGGCCCAGCTTGCGGGGGTCGCCGCTGGACTTGACCGCGCGGGCGATGGCGTCGATGTAGCCGTACGCCTCCGCGGCCTGGTCCGCGGACAGTCCGCGGACGGCGAGGTCGGCGACACCGTCGACGGCAGGCCAGATCGCGACATTGCGCCCCGACCTTGCAGCCCGGTGACGTTTGGCGGCAGCGTCGGGGTCGGCCTTGACCACCTCCGCCTCCACCTTCGCCCGCAACAACCCACCACGAAGCTCCAGCACCTTGGGGAAGATCGCGTCCTCGATCCCGCCCCACAGATGCGGTTTGGCGTCGGTGACCCGGTCCACGATGATGCGGACCTCAGCCAACTCCAACCGCCCCGACGCCAACGCCTGCCGCACCCGGGGCAGGCGGGGAAGGGTGATGGCCAGCGTCAGATACCAGTCGGCGTGATAGCCAGACCATCCCAGCAGAGCCTCCAGAACGACCTGGGTCATCGAGTCCAACCCGACACTGCGTTCGGCCGGCTCCTCAGGCATACCGGGGGCGGTGTGGGCCAACTCGTTCACATCGGACAGGCACTCAGCCTCAAGCCAGCCGATCAGCCTCCGGCGCGCCCTGACCAGCTCCTCCAGCTCGAACCCGTTACACAAAGCCCGGTCCACCGAGGCGACCAGCACAGCAAGCCGCGGCCCCGCCGGCATGTCCGCCAACCCAGCAGGCAGCACCCGGCGACGACCCGGGCCCCCACCCGAGTCGTCGCCGAAGAACCCACTGCCGTCGCTCATGCGTTCGATTTTACCGAACAAGATCGACTGATGTGCGCGGGAAACCCCTTACCCACAAGAAGAATCGATGTCTCTTCAACTTGCCTGGCGCCGACAACCCCCGAAGAGAGGTACGTCCGGACATTCCCAGTCGGCTTCTGGTCGGCCCTCGCACGTCCCGCACACGGGGACCAGCCGACGGCCACCGAGCGGAGGAGTACGAGCCAGGTCACATGTCAAGGCGGTATTGACGGCTCGACGCGCACGCAGTCAGGTGCGGACCTCGGACACCGATGTCGAACGGCCGAAGACCTCCGGGCCGGCGAGCGCGGCCTTCCGCCCCAGGTCGTGCTCGAGTTCGAGCAGGCGGTTCCACTTCGCGGTGCGTTCGGACCGCATCGTCGAACCCACCTTGATCTGTCCCGCGCGCCAGCCGACGGCGAGGTCGGCCAGCCAGGTGTCCTCGGTGTCACCGGAACGGGCACTGACGACGGTTCCCAGACCAGCGCGCTGTGCTTCGCGTACGACATGTTCGGCGCGGGTGAGGGTGCCGGCCTGGTTGGGCTTGACCAGAACGGCGTTCGCGCTCCGGCGATCGATTCCTTCCCGGACGCGTTCGACGTGCGTCGCGAACAGGTCGTCACCGAGCAGTTGACAGTGGTCGGGGAGCACCTTCACCGCCTCGGCCCAGCCGGACCAGTCGTCCTCGTGCAGGACGTCCTCCAGCGAGACGATCGGGTACCGTTCGCACCAACCGGCCAGCCGGGCGAGCCAGTCGGCGCGGTCGAGCTCGCGGTCCTCACACCGCAGGTGGTAGCGCCCCTCCGCCGTACCGAACTGGCTGGCGGCGAGGTCGACGGCGACCGCGGCGTCGACTCCCGACCGCAGGCCGGCGGCCTCGATGCCTTCGCACACCACGCCGACGGCGGCCTCGTTGTCCGACATGGGTGCGGACAGCCCGCCCTCGTCGGCGACCAGGGCCGGCGACAGGCCACGCCGCTGGAGGACCGCCGCGGTCGCGGCGCGTACGCGGGCCACGATCTCCAGCGCGTGTGCGAAGCTTTCCGCACCGACCGGGACGGCCAGCACGTCCTGGATGTCCACCGCGCCGGCCGCGTGCGCCCCACCGGAGAAGATGTTCGCCATCGGCATCGGCAGCAGCGTCCGGCCGGTCGCGGCGCCTCCGGGCTCGGCGGCCGCCAGCACATGCCACAGCGGCCTGCCCAGTGCCTGGGCGCCGGCCAGTCCCGAGGCCAGCGACACGGCCAGGACGGCGTTCGCCCCGGTGCGGGCGAGGTCGGGCGTACCGTCGACCTCCTCCAGCCGGGCGTCCACCAGGGCACGGTCCGTGGCGTCGAGGCCCGCGACAGCGGGACCGAGCTCGCCGGTGAGCGCGGAGATCGCCGAGCGCACGCCCCAGCCGTCGTAGCGTTCGCCGCCGTCGCGGCGTTCGACCGCCTCGTGCGCGCCGGTCGACGCGCCGGACGGCACGATCGCGCGGCCGACCGCGCCGCCGCCGAGCTGGACGCGACACGCGACGGTGGGCCGGCCCCTGGAGTCCAGGGCCTCCCAGGCCACGACGCTGGCGATGGCCGAGGCATGGCGTGCTTTCACGGGGGTGTCCTCTCGTGCGTCGACCTGACAGGTGACGACCCGAGGTCTGGGCTGCCGCGCTCCGCCACGTCGAGGAGAGTACGTACCCTAGCCAGGTTCGCCGGAGATCGCTCGCACCCCTGGCCAGGACGGTCAGGTGTTCGCCTGGCAGGCGGCGTGGGCGAGCAGTTTGACGTCGTAGCCGCGCAGGTTGTGCGGTTGCAGGAGAGGGTCCTTCCCGCTGGCGATGTCGTAAGTAGCGACCGCGGCGACCTTGGTCTCCGCCGGAAGGTTGTCGGCGATGCACGGAATTGCCATCACGACGACACGAGCCGGCGCGTGCGGCTTTCCCACGTGGTAGGAGGGCAGATCGTCCAACAGCGACGCGTGGTAGGTCCAGGCGACGGTCTTCGAGCCGCCCGCCGACGTGGCGCCCGGGCTCATGTCCGGCTTGTAATTCTCACTGTAGATCTGGTGATAGGTGTCCCCGTCGATGGCCCCCTGCCCTGGCGGAATCCACATCGCGAAGCCCAGGTTGACGGCACAGTCAGCCTGGGCGGTGAACGTCTGGCTCTTCGGGTCGAAGGGTTGCAGCTTCGCCTGCTCAGGCGTCCGGTACGACTTCGAACAGGTTGGAGCCGACGCCGCATGGCGGCCGTGAACTCCTGCACGGTGATCCAGAACGGCACCGGTCGGCAGGCTTTCGTACGGCGTGACGAAACTATCAGAGACGAACTGTCGCTCCGCTCTCTCACCGGACAGCCATCCGGCCAACGTGGACCGCCCGCCGAGTGGCTGCTTCGCAACCAGCGACCCACCAGGACCATCCTCGAATGACCGTGGAGGTCACCGAGCGTGCCGGCAGTGAGAAGGAGTGCGGCCAGGGCGACCGTGTAGCTGTCAACCACCCATTGCATTCCCGCCACATCGCTGTGCAGCTGGGCGCCGAGCGTAGGCAAGGCGACGTTGACAACGGTGACGTCGAGGAGCACGAGGAACATCCCGACGCACATGGTGGCGAGAACGAGCCCCGGATGTGCCGGCGAGGAGCGGCGGGAGTCGCCGCCGGTCCTCTCGGAGCTGTTGGTGCCGGGCGTACGGGCGCGGGTGGACTTCGCCATCCGGACAGGACCCCACGAGAAAAACTTCGGCACCCGTCGAAGCGTGGGCGTCACTTATCCGGTGAGCGCCTGCGTACCGAGCACCGTGAGCAGCGCGAGGCGTTCGGCGTCCTCGGTGTCCGGCTCGGCCGTGTAGACCATGACGCGCAGGTCGGCGCCGGCCACAGTGAGCACGTCGCAGTCCAGTGTCACTGGACCTACCCGCGGATGGTCGATGGTCTTGCGAGCGGCCTCGTGGTGACCGACCGCGCCGGCGGCCCACAGCTCGGAGAATCGGTCGCTGTTCGCCCGAAGCTCCGCCACCAGCCGCCGGAGGTGCTGGTCGGACGGGTAGCGGGCGGTCGCCGTACGCAGGTCGGCGACCAGCGCGGCCTCCAACCCGCTCCGCGACTGGCTCGTGTGCCGGACCCGGGTGTCCTCGCCGAGGAAGTGGCGCCAGACGCCGTTGCGCTGGTTGCCGTGCAAGTGCGATGGATCCCCCATCAACGCCGCGTACGGCGGATTCGCGACGAGCAGCGTCCAGGATGCGTCATACACCGCGACGGGTGTCCCGGTCAGCCTGTCCAGCAGGCGCTGGACACTCGGGGTGACGTACGCGGGGACCGCGTCCGGGCCGGGCGGTGCTAGACCGGCCAGTTGGAACAGGTGTGCCCGCTCGCCCCGTGCCAGCCGCAATGCCCTGGCCAGGGCCTCGACCACCTGCGCCGACGGGTTGTCGGCACGACCCTGCTCGAGGCGGGTGACGTAGTCGACGGAGATTCCGGCGAGCAGGGCCAGCTCCTCGCGGCGCAACCCGGCCGCACGGCGGTTCCGCCCCGTGGGCAGCCCGACGGCCGCCGGAGGGACCCGGTCGCGCCAGCGGCGCACCGCTTCGCCGAACTCGCGACCCGCCATGCTCCCCAGTGTGCACCTCCGCGTAGGTCGGACCCCGGGGGCGGACCTGGTACCAGCAGTCCCAGGAAGACCGGACGGCTGGCTGGTGCCGCGGCGGGTCGGCAACCTGGAGGACATGACGACAACGACGAGAACGCTGATCACCGGAGCGAACAAGGGTCTGGGCTTCGAGACCGCACGGCAACTGCTCGCGGCGGGCCACCGCGTCTACGTGGGCAGCCGGGACGCGGAGCGCGGGCGTCAGGCCGCCGAGCGACTGGGCGCGCGAATGGTGCTCCTCGACGTCACCGACGACGCGTCCGTCGCGGCGGCGGCGAAGGTCATCGAGGACGACGGGGGACTGGACGTACTCGTCAACAACGCCGGTATCGAGGGACGGCTCCCCGACGGGGGAGTCGTCGGTGCCGCGGACACCACCGCCGACACGATGCGGTCACTGTTCGAGACCAACGTCTTCGGAACGGTACGCGTCATCCACGCGTTCCTGCCGTTGCTGGCTCGGTCCGCCGCACCGGTGATGGTCAACGTCAGCAGCGGCCTGGGCTCACTGAGCCGAGTCGCCGAACCCGCCATGCCGGGGTACGCGTACCCCGGCATCGCCTATCCCGCGTCCAAGACCGCGGTCAACATGATCACCGTGCAGTACGCCAAGGCGTTCCCGCGGATGCGGATCAACGCGGTCGAGCCCGGCTACACCAAGACCGACCTGAACCACCGCACGGGTACGCAGAGCGTCGAGGAGGGTGCGGAGATCATCGTCCGCATGGCACAGCTCGGTCCGGACGGCCCCAGCGGTGGCTACTTCGACGTCCACGGACGTCTACCCTGGTGAAGATCTTCGCGTGCGATGTGCACGTCGGATGTGCTGGATGATCTGTGTGTCCGAGGGGGGACTCGAACCCCCAAGCCCTTGCGGGCACTAGCACCTCAAGCTAGCGCGTCTACCTATTCCGCCACCCGGACGCGGCGCAGGTCGATGTGCCCCTGCGCGCGGCTCACTGTAGCAAACCGCCCGGGTCGGTCGCTCCGCCGCACCCGGGCTGCAAAATCGGGCGAATACCGGCAGGATGAGGGGATGAGCGACGACGCCCAGCAGCCGACGTCCGCACCCGGTGCCGCCGACCGCCGGTCGGCCCCGGACGCCGAGGTCGTGGAGATCTGTCGTGACCTGATCAGGATCGACACGTGCAACTACGGCGATGGTCGCGACGGGCCGGGTGAGCGGGACGCCGCCGAGTTCGTCGCCGGGCTGCTGTCGGAGGCCGGGCTGGAGCCCCAGGTGTTCGAGCCCGAGCCCCGTCGCACCTCGGTGGTGGCCCGCTGGGAGGGCGCCGACCCCGACGCCGAGCCGCTGCTGGTGCACGGTCACCTCGACGTCGTACCCGCGGTGGCCGCCGACTGGAGCGTCGACCCGTTCGCCGGGGAGATCAAGGACGGGTGCCTCTGGGGGCGCGGCGCGGTCGACATGAAGGACTTCGACGCGATGGTGCTGTCGGTGCTCCGGGCCCGGGCACGCGACGGCCGGCCGCCCCGCCGTCCGGTCGTGCTGGCGTTCACCGCCGACGAGGAGGCCGGCAGCCGCAAGGGCGCCCACTGGCTGGTCGAGAAGCACCCCGACCTGCTGGAAGGGTGCACCGAGGCCATCGGCGAGGTCGGCGGGTTCTCCCTGACCGTACGCGACGACCTGCGCCTCTACCCCGTGCAGACCGCGGAGAAGGGCATGGCCTGGCTGCGGCTGCGGGCCAGGGGCAGGGCCGGGCACGGGTCGGTGCGCAACGACGACAACTCCGTGACCGAACTCGCCGCCGCGGTCGCCCGGATCGGCGCCCACAAGTGGCCGGTCCGGCTCACCCCCAGCGTCCGGGCCTTCCTGGCCGAGGTGTCCGAGGCGCTCGGGGTCGACCTGAACGCCGACGACCCGAGCGACGTCGAGGCGACGCTGACCCGCCTGGGCACGGTGTCCCGGGCGATCGGTGCCACCCTGAGCAACACCGCCAACCCCACGATGCTGGACGCCGGATACAAGGCGAACGTCATCCCCGGCGAGGCCACCGCGACCATCGACGGGCGGTTCGTGCCGGGCGGTGAGGAGGAGTTCCTGGCCACCATCGACGAGCTGATCGGCGACAAGGTGACCCGGGAGATTCTTAACTACGACGTCGCGACGGAGACGGAGTTCGCTGGGCAGTTGGTCGAGGCGATGAAGTCGTCGCTCGTGGCCGAGGACCCGCAGGGCCGCGCCGTTCCGTACCTCATGTTCGGCGGCACCGACGGCAAGGCCTGGACCCGGCTCGGCATCCAGTGCTTCGGGTTCGCGCCGCTGAAGCTGCCGCCGGACCTGGACTTCGTGGGGATGTTCCACGGGATCGACGAACGCGTGCCGACCGACGCGCTGGAGTTCGGCGCCCGGGTGGTCGACCGTTTCCTCGACCAGGCCTGACCGGGTCGGCGGGCGCCTGCCGGGCGGCTGGAGCCACCCGGCAGGCTTGGTCGGGCTCTCGTCGGGTTCGGTCGGGTTCAGGCCGTGAGGGCGCCGGGCAGTGGCCCGGTCTTGGTGACGCGAATGATCTTGCGCCGGAGGGTGACGGTGCGCCGGCCGTCGGGATAGACCCGGACCCGGGCGAGTTCCCAGCCGCCGTACTCGGCCCGCTCCACAAGAAACTGCCGCACCACTCTGCGGGACAGAGTGCGCGGCAGCGTCAGCTGATGCGTTTCGTACTCCGCCATCCGACCATCGTCCCACGCGGCGGTAGGGGTGTGACACACGACGGGCCGAACGTCCAAGTTTCGGCAGGTGAGGCCCGACTCAGCGGCGTTCAGGGTAGCCGAGCGGCAGGGCGGACACGTCGTCCAGTGCGGCG
It contains:
- a CDS encoding DUF5703 family protein gives rise to the protein MAEYETHQLTLPRTLSRRVVRQFLVERAEYGGWELARVRVYPDGRRTVTLRRKIIRVTKTGPLPGALTA
- a CDS encoding M20/M25/M40 family metallo-hydrolase, which translates into the protein MSDDAQQPTSAPGAADRRSAPDAEVVEICRDLIRIDTCNYGDGRDGPGERDAAEFVAGLLSEAGLEPQVFEPEPRRTSVVARWEGADPDAEPLLVHGHLDVVPAVAADWSVDPFAGEIKDGCLWGRGAVDMKDFDAMVLSVLRARARDGRPPRRPVVLAFTADEEAGSRKGAHWLVEKHPDLLEGCTEAIGEVGGFSLTVRDDLRLYPVQTAEKGMAWLRLRARGRAGHGSVRNDDNSVTELAAAVARIGAHKWPVRLTPSVRAFLAEVSEALGVDLNADDPSDVEATLTRLGTVSRAIGATLSNTANPTMLDAGYKANVIPGEATATIDGRFVPGGEEEFLATIDELIGDKVTREILNYDVATETEFAGQLVEAMKSSLVAEDPQGRAVPYLMFGGTDGKAWTRLGIQCFGFAPLKLPPDLDFVGMFHGIDERVPTDALEFGARVVDRFLDQA